GATAGATTGTCTTGGTGATACAGCAAGTAATATATCTGCATCAGAATCTAAAATAGAAGATGCTGATATGGCAAAGGAAATGATAAATTATTCAAGATACAATATTCTTTCTCAAGCATCGCAGGCAATGCTAGTACAAGCTAATCGTAATTCATCAGAACGGATGTCACAGTTATTAAAGTCTTTTATAATGTAGCTTAACTTCTGCACATATAAAATTTTGACTTAATATAAAAAAATTACGACCTAAATGAATTCACAATTCACAGTTCACAATGCGAGAGTGTTAGATTTTTTCTGTAAATTAGCTTTCTATGATATTTTAGAAAGACAGCTATGTAAAAAATTATTTCTGTCTTAATTTCAAATATATAATTTAAAAATGAGTATGTCAATAACGCCTAAGAAAAAAGGCGTTATTTTCATAAAAATTTTATTCGGGAAGTCTGCCATCATACATTATGGATAGTTCACCATAAACCTTACCCCAGTTTCTGAGGACTGACGTCCATTTCTTAGTTGCCTCAAATGTTGCAAGATAAAGTGCCTTTAGAAGTGCAGTATCACTTGGAAATACGCTTCTTTGACTGTTTAATCTGCGGTATGTGCTATTAAGGCTTTCTATGGCATTCGTTGTATATATTACTTTTCTGACTTCTGGTGAAAATTTGAATATAGGGGTTATAGCATCCCAATTTTTCAACCAGCTTCGCATAGATCCTGGATATTTATCATTCCACTTCTTAGTTACAATTTCCAGATTTTTATGAGCAGTTTCCTCAGATGGAGCCTGATATATACTCTTAAGATCCTTTGCAAAATCTTTCTTGTGTTTATAAGATACATATTTAAGTGTATTTCTTGTCTGATGTACGATGCATCTTTGGTACTCTGTGTCCGGAAAGGACGCATTTATAGATTCTTTTATGCCAGAAAGACCATCTGCACAAAGTATAAGAATATCTTTAACTCCTCTGTTCTTAAGCTCATTTAGAACACCAAGCCAGTATTTGCTGCTCTCGTTCTCACCTATATTTATGGAAAGCACATCTTTTATTCCGGCATCATTTATTCCCATGATTATATAGGCAGCAAGTTTTTTTACTATACCATTATCTCTAACAGAAAAATGTACTGCATCTATGAAAACAATTGGATAAACTGTAGACAATGGACGCTGCTGCCACTGTTCAATCTCTGGTAATATGCGGTCTGTTATGTTAGATATCATACTTTCACTTGCTTCAAAACCATATATGTCTTCAATAATTTCAGATATTTGTCTTGTAGTCATACCTTTTGCATACATCGATATTATTTTGTCTTCTATGCTTGATATGTCCTTCTGGCGCTTTGCTACAGCCTGCGGCTGAAATGTACTGTTCCTATCTTGAGGTACATCAATCTCTACTTCACCATATTTACTTCGTACTTTCTTGCTTTTCTTACCATTCCTGTAGTTAGCTTCATCTGAGCGTCCATACTTTTCATAGCCAAGATGGTTGTCCATCTCACCTTCCAGCATCTCCTGAAGAGTTCCTCCCAGTAGATCTTTCAGTGCATCTTGAATGTCCTCTGCAGATTTGATATCATACTCACTTATAAGAGAAGTTATAATATTTCTCTTACCATCTGTCATTGGTTTTACCTTATAAACATCTTTTTTCCTTGCCATAAAAAAAGCCTCCTATAATTTTTATTTTATCATAGAAAGCTTTATGTTTTTATTTGATTTACAGACTTTTTATCACAGGCTCCACAATGCACAATTTCGGTAGATTTTTCTCCGCTGTGCTGCGAAAAATTTTAAATTTAAAGCTTATTGAAGCTCTGCTTCAATGGCGCTATATTTTAGATTTTCTGAAGTTTTAACGGAAGAAAATCATCCTTAATTGTGAACTGTGCATCGTGCATTGTGAATTAGTTGCTTCGCAATATTTTTAAACTGCGAAAGTTAGTTATACATAAGTACTTATCTTATCCTTCTTGGATTTTTTATGAGATTTTTTTGTAGAAGAAGTATCTTTATTATCATCAACTATCATATTATCTGTTTTACTTTTTTTGGAAGACTGTTTTCCTTGGGTTCCTATATTTTTCTTTGCAGCATTCTTGACTTCTTTTGTTTTAGATGAAATCTGTTCATCTATCCTTCCTATATTTGAGGATAATTTATCCATTTGGGCCATCTGAGAATTAGAATAGGTTCCCTTTATTGGATCAGGTTCACTTAGGATAACATTCATTTGTCTTTTCATACCAGCTTTAATAGTATACATTTTAGATAATTTAGAGACATTTGAAGCAATTTTTATTAAATTGTTTAATTGTATTGATTTCTGTGCGTTCTCATCATATGTTATTTTTTCAGTAGAATTTTCTTTCTTTTTTTGTTTCTCTTCATTTTCTTTTTTATGAGTTATTTGTTCTGATTTGATTTCAGCAATTTTTGAATCTATTTGCTCAATTTGTTTGTTTAAATCTTTAATATTGGATTGCTTGCTTTTTTCATCCATACTGCTATCTTTAATTCCCTGGATTTGATCTTGAATTGATTCTTTTTCTTTTTCCAAAGCTTGAATTACATTATTATTAGATTTAATATTACTTATTGAATTTTTTTTGTTTTTTTTGTCTAGTTTATTATCATGAGATAAACTATTTATATTTATAGTTTTTGATTGAATTGAGTTTATAGTCATGTAATCATCTCCAAAACAGGTTTTATATAAATAGACTTTTCCAAAACATTTATCGTTACAAATATGGAAAACTTAACTATTTATTATTTACTTTGGTATAAAGATTTTGATTTATCTACGATAACATAAATAGTTAATGAAAGAGAAACGAAGTATTTAACTATCCGTTGTTAATTCTCAACTTTTAAGTAGAAAGGCGTGTAATTATGAATATTTCAAAAATTAAATTTAAAAGTAGTTTTTTAAGTATGTACAATAATCAAAATAAGAAATTATCAAATGCAGTAAAAACAAGGCTAGATTCTCAAAAATCAATGGCTGATACTTTAGAAGTAAATGAATTAAAAGTTGAACTAAGTAAAGCACAAACTTCAGAGAAACATATACAAGAAGGGGTTTCTTACCTTCAAGAGGAAAATAAAGCTGTAAATTCATTAAAAGATATGTCCCAGAAATTGAAACAAATATCTTCTGAATATAATAGTGGTAAGTTGACAGATGAAGATAGGAAGGCTGCAGAAAAACAGGCCAATGAAATAATAAGTTATATGAATAGTGTAGTAAACTCTACTTTTGGAGATAATACTTTTAGAGAGAATCAGATTAATGTAGAAACTAATCATGGATCTGATATTATTATAGATTTAAAACCTTTTGATATAAGTATAGATTCTGATGCGGATAAAGACAATAAAAAAAATGGTGATGGAAAATTTCATATTGAAGGGAAACTAGGTATAAGAGATATATTGAAAGATACCAATAGAATAGAGAATAATTTGATAAAACCTTTGGATAAATATTCTGGTAATATAAAAAGTCAAATAGGAGGGCTTGTAGATGATGCTATGTATCAGAATATGGTAGTAGATATGACAGTTAAAGACTTATGTCAATTAAAAGCTATGGATAAGTATACTGCACGTATTGCATTATATAATTCCAAAGCGATTTTAGAAAACGCGGCTAATGCACTGGACTGTCAATCATCTAGGTTACAAAATAGTACTGTTTCACAACTTCTAAGTTAATTTTATTAAAAAGGAGTTTATGATGCTAACCATATAAAAGAGGATATTAAATGCTTTTATAGAATAAATTAATAAATAATATGAAGTAATCAGTTCACAACTAGAATTATTAATTCTTAACTCTTAATTATTAATTATTTTTATATGCGGAAAAGAGGTAGAATATGATGAACATATTAGTTACAGGAGGAGCTGGCTTTATTGGACACTGGATAGTAAAAAAACTGCTGGAAGATGGTCATAGAGTTACAGCCTTTGATAATTTATCTAATGGAAGAATTGAGAATATACAGGAATTTAAAAATAATTCTAATTTCAAGTTTATAGGTGGAGACGTAAGAGATGAAAATAAGTTAGATGAAATATTTAAAGAAAAGTTTGATATAGTATATCATTTGGCGGCATCTATAAATGTTCAAGACAGCATTGAGGATCCAAGGACTACTTTTTATAACGATGTAGTAGGTACTTTTAATATACTTGAGAGAGCTAGAGTTCAAATGTTCGGCAGAAATGGAAAGATGGATGGAGACGGTTGGGTCCTTGATGCTAATGAAGATACTTATCCATGTAAAGTTGTGTTTACTAGTACGTGTATGCTTTATGATGTGTCAGGGCAGGAAGGAATAGATGAAAAGCATCCAGTAAAGCCTGTGTCACCTTATGGCGGAAGTAAAATAGCAGCAGAAAATATGGTACTTTCCTATTACAATGCATATAAACTTCCAGCGGTAGTGGTAAGGCCTTTTAATACTTATGGGCCATTTCAGAAAACTGGAGGAGAAGGCGGCGTAGTTGCTGCATTTATAAACAATTCACTGCATAGTAGAAATATAAATATATATGGTTCAGGAGAGCAGACTAGAGATCTTCTATATGTCAAGGATTGTGCGAGATTTTTGGCAATGGCAGGGTATTGTGATAAAGTTAATGGGCAGATAGTTAATGTTGGTACTGGAAGAGATGTTACTATAAATGAATTAGCCCAAATTATTACGAAAAACAGAGTTAAAGTAAGACATGTAAAACATATTTATCCTCAAAGTGAAATTATGAAATTAAAGTGTAATTATAAGAAGGCAAGAGACCTTATAAATTGGGAACCGGAATATACATTGGAGAAGGGAATTGAAGAAACTGAACGCTGGATAGAGGGAACTAAACTGCTAAAATAGTATCTTTTTAGAATATAAAGCATCAATAGCTGATATATAAGTTGTTGGTGCTTATTTTTAGTTGAAAGATTTTTAAGTGCTTATTAGCAGGTGTAGGAAACTTCATGTTAAAATGCAAAGATTATAAAGAAGAACAAATGTTTGCATAAAATTAATTTTTTATGACCATAATAAAAATACAGCTTTAATAATGGAAAAATATGATTGTTATAGATTATAATAAAATAGAAGATGAAGAAATTTTGTGGATATATATACTATCTATAAAAAGGTGGTTTTAAAATTATGAAAAAGAGATTTAATGTAACGGGAACCTGCATACCAGAGAAACATTATATGGTAAACATTTCTGATAAAATAAAAATAATAATGAATTTTATAGAAGATGAAGAATATTTTGTAATAAATAGACCAAGGCAGTATGGAAAGACTACAACTTTGTATATGCTTAATAAAAAGCTTAAAAAAGATGAAGATTATTTACCTATAAAAATAAGTTTTGAAGGAATTGATTCAGAAACATATAATGAAATGAAAAGTTTTTTAAAAAGTGTAATGCTACGAATAGCAAATTATTTTAGGTTTAGTAGAAATAAAAATATGGTGGAGTTTATTAAAAAATATAATAGTAACATAAACACGATGGATGAATTCAGTAAGTTTATAACGGATTTAGTTGAATATGCTAATAAAAAAGTGGTTTTTATTATAGATGAAGTGGATAAAAGTAGTAACAATCAATTGTTTTTAGATTTTTTAGGAATGCTTAGAGACAAGTATCTACTTAGAAATGAAGGAATGGATATTACTTTTCACAGCGTGATACTTGCCGGAGTGCATGACGTCAAGAGTTTAAAGATTAAAATAAGACCTGATGAAGAACATAAATACAACAGTCCCTGGAATATTGCATCGGATTTTGATTTGGATATGAGCTTTTCAAAAGAAGAAATAGGAACAATGCTTGATGACTATATTAAAGATAAAGGTGTAGAACTTGATAAAGAGTATTTTTCGGAAAGGCTTCATTTTTATACTTCAGGATATCCTTTCCTTGTAAGTAAACTATGTAAGATAATAGATGAGAAAATAATGTCGGAAAGTGAGCTTGAGTGGAAAAAAGAATATATGGATATGGCTGTAAAGAGACTCTTAAATGATGATAATACGAATTTTCAGAGCTTGATTAAAAATATTGAAAATAACAAGGAATTATATGATTTTGTAAGGAAAATAGTTTTAGATGGAGAATATATAACATATGTAAAAAGTGATGAAATAGTAAATTTAGGTACATTATATGGTATTTTAAAAGAAGATGATGGAAACTGTAAGGTAAATAATAAAATTTATGAGCAGTTGATATATAATCATATGATGATGAAGGTAATAAGAAATAAAGAATATGCTGAAATATCTAAATATAATTATAAGTCGAATTTTATAAGTGAGGATGGAAATCTTGATGCAAAAAAGGTACTTATAAAATTTCAGGAGTTTATGAAACACGAGTATTCAGAGAAAAGAGAAGCTTTCTTGGAGGCAGATGGTAGGCTTCTGTTTTTAGCTTTTATAAGTCCAATAATAAATGGAACAGGATTTGCTTTTAAAGAAGTGCAGGGCGGAGAGGAAAAGCAGAGAGCCCAACATCTATGATTTGGTGCGAATCGCTTTCACAGAGTGCAAGCGTTTTGATATAGTTATAACCTATAATAAGAAGATGTATATAGTGGAGCTCAAAGTATGGTATGGTGAGGAGTACCACGAAAAAGGACTTGTCCAACTCGGAGAATACCTGGAGCAGTACAGCCTAGATACAGGATACCTTCTAATATTTGATTTTAGAAAACTCAAGGCTGAAGTGGAAAAAGTAAATGAAACTAGTATTGAGATAGACAGCAGAAAAAAGAATATATTTGAAGTTTATTGTTAAATATTATGTATATGCTAATTTGCAGAGATGAATTGGATTAAGTAGTTTGAAAGTTGTTATTTTGATAATATAGATAATATTATTGCAAAATTCAAATAGATAATAGATTTAAGTGAGGTGTGAGTCAATTGAATATAGATAAAGATAAAGTAAATAAAATAATTCAATTTCTTACTGAAAATATAAAACCATATTTAATATATTTATTTGGTTCAAGTGTAAATGGAATTTTTAGAGAAGATAGTGACATTGATATTGCTTTTATTAGTGATATTAATACTACAGACTATGAAATATTTATGTTAGCACAAAAGCTTGCAAATATATTAAAAAGGGATGTTGATTTAATTAACTTAAAAAAAGCATCTACTGTATTTAGAATTCAGGTAATAGCTAAAGGAGAAAATATATATTGCATTGATAATAAAAGAAGGGCTTATTTTGAAATGTACTCTTTTAAGGATTATGCTGTATTAAATGAAGAAAGGGAAGTAATACTTAAAAGTATAAAGAAAAGAGGGCATATATATGAATGATGTTATACTAAATAAAATATCTGTTATCGAAAGATGTATAAAGAGGATAAATGAAGAATACAAAAATAATCCTGAAAACTTAAAGAATTATACTAAACAGGATTCTATAATTT
The genomic region above belongs to Clostridium sp. AWRP and contains:
- a CDS encoding IS256 family transposase; amino-acid sequence: MTDGKRNIITSLISEYDIKSAEDIQDALKDLLGGTLQEMLEGEMDNHLGYEKYGRSDEANYRNGKKSKKVRSKYGEVEIDVPQDRNSTFQPQAVAKRQKDISSIEDKIISMYAKGMTTRQISEIIEDIYGFEASESMISNITDRILPEIEQWQQRPLSTVYPIVFIDAVHFSVRDNGIVKKLAAYIIMGINDAGIKDVLSINIGENESSKYWLGVLNELKNRGVKDILILCADGLSGIKESINASFPDTEYQRCIVHQTRNTLKYVSYKHKKDFAKDLKSIYQAPSEETAHKNLEIVTKKWNDKYPGSMRSWLKNWDAITPIFKFSPEVRKVIYTTNAIESLNSTYRRLNSQRSVFPSDTALLKALYLATFEATKKWTSVLRNWGKVYGELSIMYDGRLPE
- a CDS encoding nucleotidyltransferase domain-containing protein, encoding MNIDKDKVNKIIQFLTENIKPYLIYLFGSSVNGIFREDSDIDIAFISDINTTDYEIFMLAQKLANILKRDVDLINLKKASTVFRIQVIAKGENIYCIDNKRRAYFEMYSFKDYAVLNEEREVILKSIKKRGHIYE
- a CDS encoding SDR family NAD(P)-dependent oxidoreductase yields the protein MNILVTGGAGFIGHWIVKKLLEDGHRVTAFDNLSNGRIENIQEFKNNSNFKFIGGDVRDENKLDEIFKEKFDIVYHLAASINVQDSIEDPRTTFYNDVVGTFNILERARVQMFGRNGKMDGDGWVLDANEDTYPCKVVFTSTCMLYDVSGQEGIDEKHPVKPVSPYGGSKIAAENMVLSYYNAYKLPAVVVRPFNTYGPFQKTGGEGGVVAAFINNSLHSRNINIYGSGEQTRDLLYVKDCARFLAMAGYCDKVNGQIVNVGTGRDVTINELAQIITKNRVKVRHVKHIYPQSEIMKLKCNYKKARDLINWEPEYTLEKGIEETERWIEGTKLLK